The Paenibacillus uliginis N3/975 genome has a window encoding:
- a CDS encoding head decoration protein, translated as MAEYTSPSFDELFAGGVQPERMTAIIIKSGAGVVTRGTVLGRVSQLPESDLYAGTPIVVPVNSANTDGSENPYCILADTIVDATTGEARAAAYLDGEFNRDALKFGGTDKVAQHEVAMRNVGLITKRVVK; from the coding sequence ATGGCGGAGTATACAAGTCCATCGTTTGACGAATTGTTTGCAGGAGGCGTTCAGCCGGAGAGAATGACGGCGATTATCATCAAGTCCGGGGCCGGGGTAGTGACGCGTGGCACTGTATTGGGACGTGTGAGCCAACTGCCTGAAAGCGACCTATACGCTGGCACGCCGATCGTGGTTCCGGTAAATTCAGCGAACACAGACGGTTCCGAAAACCCGTACTGCATTCTCGCGGATACCATTGTTGATGCCACCACGGGTGAGGCTCGTGCTGCTGCTTACCTCGACGGTGAATTCAACCGTGATGCACTCAAATTTGGTGGTACTGATAAAGTGGCCCAACATGAGGTTGCAATGCGTAACGTCGGCCTGATCACTAAACGAGTAGTTAAATAA
- a CDS encoding head maturation protease, ClpP-related, with amino-acid sequence MSKKLKLNGPVISDDEKWIYDWFDIPTISPGVVSDFLDEANGDEVELLINSGGGLVDSGSEIYTMLKSYAEHHSVDVTSKITALAGSSASVIAMGGTRVLMSPTAQIMIHNSSTIAWGDKNSMDGVSEMLKNTDEAIANAYMLKTGMDRDELLAMMNKATWLNAQQAVELGFADEIMFTEKVAVTNNAAAGHVLPPEVIEKMRNQYSDHKQTAKAVAAVPPAPKPIKNKEEPKTMDINELKEKHPELVDQIENEAQTAERSRIAALQAYATAPGAAAFINEAITNGETVQDVAVKVMEASMKRNGQEATNRALDAKESGVDDVATLEAKTPETAKEEKKGDAVANMVAMAQNIKKNGGRK; translated from the coding sequence ATGTCTAAGAAACTCAAGCTTAACGGACCTGTTATCTCTGATGATGAAAAATGGATTTACGATTGGTTTGACATTCCAACGATTAGCCCCGGAGTTGTTTCGGACTTTTTGGACGAGGCAAACGGGGATGAAGTTGAATTGCTTATCAATTCTGGCGGAGGATTGGTTGATTCAGGTTCGGAAATCTACACTATGCTTAAATCTTACGCCGAACATCACTCCGTTGATGTAACGAGCAAGATTACTGCCTTGGCTGGCTCTTCTGCTTCAGTAATTGCAATGGGAGGAACCAGGGTTCTGATGTCTCCAACAGCCCAGATCATGATTCACAACTCGTCCACGATTGCATGGGGGGACAAGAATTCCATGGATGGTGTGTCAGAAATGTTGAAAAACACTGACGAAGCCATCGCCAACGCTTACATGCTTAAAACGGGTATGGATCGCGACGAGCTTCTCGCCATGATGAACAAAGCAACCTGGTTGAACGCTCAGCAGGCTGTTGAATTGGGATTCGCTGACGAAATCATGTTCACCGAAAAGGTTGCAGTAACTAATAACGCTGCCGCGGGGCATGTGCTCCCGCCGGAAGTCATCGAAAAGATGCGTAATCAGTATAGCGATCACAAACAAACGGCTAAAGCTGTTGCCGCTGTCCCGCCAGCACCAAAACCTATTAAAAACAAGGAGGAACCAAAAACAATGGACATCAATGAATTGAAGGAAAAACACCCTGAGCTGGTTGATCAGATCGAGAATGAGGCACAAACAGCCGAGCGTTCACGCATTGCAGCTTTGCAAGCATATGCGACAGCACCGGGTGCAGCTGCGTTTATTAACGAGGCTATCACCAACGGGGAAACTGTACAGGACGTTGCGGTGAAGGTAATGGAAGCTTCGATGAAGCGCAACGGCCAAGAGGCTACAAACCGCGCATTGGATGCGAAGGAAAGCGGCGTTGACGACGTGGCGACACTCGAAGCCAAAACACCTGAGACAGCCAAAGAAGAAAAAAAGGGCGATGCAGTAGCCAATATGGTTGCTATGGCCCAAAACATCAAAAAGAATGGAGGCCGTAAATAA
- a CDS encoding phage portal protein, with protein MNIIDKALNIFAPGIAAKREQARTEVVRQQAVRKVTNSLIGGVGSNGRGYGKHGASTTKSSMLFWKTPVGDADTDIHQNVPKLRERARDLHMGSDIVAAAHKGLRTNIVGTGLRLNPAFDASYLGLTKEHAETLRSSIQREWALWADTTKCDAAGLNDFYELQGLAFISTLMSGDVFALMPSKPRPWSVYDLKVNLIEADRCATPPDKVNIDRERIQSGVEVDADGMVVAYHFSNRHPGAGGYSLSGSNEWVRVNKYGKRTGRVNVLHLFEAERPGQRRGIPVIAPIIESLKQLSQYTNAELAAAVITSMYTVFITTPADDEGGTPFDGVGMDDEDLDGAEDVPGATGDEIKLGQGAIMRTDPGEDVKFADPTRPNPNYEAFVRAMLKQIAAALELPYEILTKQFTSSYSASRGALLEAWKMYRMRRAWLSKTFCQPIYEEWFVEAVSKGRIDAPGIFDDPAIFAAYTKAEWHGPSQGLLDPTKEVQAAVMRMDNNLSTGTRETAEINGGSWEDNVQQRAYEQTRLKKLGLVQAAPTVVTPSEPSNEGDEDNDDEEGGEQN; from the coding sequence ATGAACATCATTGATAAGGCGCTAAACATATTCGCTCCTGGAATTGCTGCTAAGCGCGAGCAGGCCAGGACGGAGGTCGTGAGACAACAAGCTGTACGCAAGGTCACCAATAGCTTAATCGGTGGAGTTGGAAGCAACGGGCGAGGATATGGCAAGCATGGAGCCAGCACAACTAAGTCGTCCATGCTGTTCTGGAAAACCCCTGTCGGAGATGCTGACACGGACATTCACCAGAACGTTCCAAAGCTTCGCGAGAGGGCACGGGATCTGCATATGGGTTCGGATATCGTCGCCGCAGCTCACAAAGGTCTGCGGACCAATATTGTGGGTACCGGCTTACGGCTGAATCCGGCTTTTGATGCCAGTTACCTAGGGTTGACAAAAGAACACGCAGAAACGCTTCGTAGCTCCATTCAGAGAGAATGGGCTCTGTGGGCAGATACAACCAAGTGCGACGCTGCCGGACTCAACGACTTTTATGAACTACAAGGACTGGCCTTCATTTCAACCCTTATGAGTGGCGATGTATTCGCGCTGATGCCAAGTAAACCACGTCCTTGGTCGGTGTATGACCTGAAAGTGAATCTGATCGAGGCGGACAGATGTGCAACTCCTCCTGATAAAGTCAACATTGACAGGGAACGCATCCAGTCAGGGGTTGAGGTAGATGCCGACGGAATGGTTGTTGCTTATCATTTCAGCAACCGACACCCCGGAGCAGGCGGATACAGTCTGAGCGGGTCAAATGAATGGGTCCGCGTTAATAAATACGGCAAGCGCACCGGGCGGGTGAACGTACTTCACTTGTTCGAGGCAGAAAGGCCAGGGCAACGTCGAGGCATTCCGGTCATCGCTCCAATCATTGAATCGCTGAAGCAACTCAGCCAATACACGAATGCCGAGCTTGCCGCCGCAGTAATCACGTCCATGTACACGGTCTTTATTACAACACCCGCCGATGACGAGGGAGGAACCCCGTTTGACGGTGTCGGGATGGACGATGAAGATTTGGATGGCGCTGAAGATGTACCGGGCGCCACAGGAGATGAGATAAAGCTCGGACAAGGCGCCATCATGCGGACCGATCCGGGGGAGGATGTTAAGTTTGCCGACCCTACTAGGCCGAATCCGAACTATGAAGCCTTCGTCCGTGCCATGCTTAAACAGATTGCCGCAGCTTTAGAGCTTCCATATGAGATCTTGACCAAGCAATTCACGAGCTCTTATTCAGCTTCTCGCGGCGCACTGCTGGAAGCTTGGAAAATGTATCGTATGCGCCGCGCTTGGCTATCAAAAACGTTCTGCCAGCCCATTTATGAAGAATGGTTTGTGGAGGCAGTATCCAAAGGAAGAATTGACGCACCCGGCATCTTTGATGATCCGGCTATTTTTGCTGCCTACACAAAGGCCGAATGGCACGGACCATCGCAGGGGTTGCTTGACCCAACCAAAGAGGTACAAGCAGCCGTCATGAGGATGGACAACAATCTTTCTACCGGAACGCGCGAAACAGCCGAGATCAACGGTGGATCATGGGAGGACAATGTTCAGCAGCGCGCTTATGAGCAAACCCGCCTGAAAAAATTGGGACTTGTGCAAGCTGCTCCGACGGTTGTCACACCGTCCGAACCTTCGAATGAAGGCGATGAAGACAACGATGACGAGGAAGGGGGTGAACAAAACTAA
- a CDS encoding phage terminase large subunit family protein, with product MKPSKRRTLGLIKQVVGLVAPPDPITVTEWAEENRVLSAEDSAEKGPWRTDRVPYMRTIMDATTDPNIDTIVMMAGSQLGKTAFQLNVIGYYTGHDPSPIMMVQPDLGVAKDFSNDRLGPLYRDSPQLAKLFGKSKSRNSRDTIYYKSFKGGRINIAGSNAPASLASKPIRILLADEIDRFAISAGNEGSPLDLAIKRTTTFYNRRMVFVSTPTIKGKSEIEKLYEDSTQEKLHFMCPSCDHLQTLQWNRIKYTYDEETSQCTEVTHACEECGAMHEEHEWKRDYANRTKWIASKKHATTRGFHLSALAATINYTWKMAVKEWIAANKKGKQAIKVFINTVLAELWEEEGQKLEHEILMNRREMYQARVPEGVRYITAAVDTQDTRFEIDVVGWGKGYSSWRIQRHVIVGDLNQQQPWQELDEFLSRTWKDAAGRTFRPVRTLIDSGGHFTLKVYKFCKPRQARNIYALKGEEKGDGQETPLLNGISTNNVPKATVVRVGVSEGKSIIFSSLSLEPGKPGSCRFPLPHPDNPDPFVYDEEYFQQLTAEQLVTRYKEGKPYMAWVQTRARNEALDLAVYNRAAIEMINPNFDLPLPEPGGVATGAKRPKRSKKKNVASSI from the coding sequence GTGAAACCCAGCAAACGACGAACACTCGGGCTTATAAAACAGGTCGTCGGTTTGGTCGCGCCTCCCGATCCGATTACCGTTACAGAATGGGCTGAGGAAAACCGGGTGCTCTCTGCCGAGGATTCGGCCGAAAAAGGACCGTGGAGAACTGACCGGGTACCGTATATGCGAACGATTATGGATGCTACAACCGACCCGAACATTGACACCATTGTAATGATGGCTGGTTCTCAGCTCGGGAAGACGGCTTTCCAGCTTAATGTGATCGGATATTACACCGGACACGACCCGTCTCCAATCATGATGGTTCAACCAGACCTAGGCGTCGCAAAAGACTTCTCCAATGACCGCTTGGGCCCACTGTATCGAGATTCACCGCAACTCGCCAAGCTGTTTGGCAAAAGTAAAAGCAGGAACAGCCGAGATACGATTTATTATAAGAGCTTTAAAGGTGGGCGGATCAACATCGCTGGTTCGAACGCTCCGGCATCACTGGCTTCTAAGCCGATCCGCATCCTGCTTGCGGACGAGATCGATCGTTTTGCGATTTCTGCTGGTAATGAGGGTTCACCATTGGACCTTGCGATCAAGAGGACAACCACTTTTTACAACCGTCGGATGGTCTTCGTTTCGACCCCGACGATCAAAGGGAAATCCGAGATTGAAAAGCTATACGAGGACAGCACACAAGAGAAGCTTCACTTCATGTGTCCAAGCTGCGACCATCTCCAAACGCTTCAATGGAACCGGATCAAGTATACCTACGACGAAGAGACGAGCCAGTGTACCGAAGTGACGCACGCTTGCGAGGAATGTGGGGCGATGCATGAGGAACATGAGTGGAAACGGGATTATGCAAATAGAACGAAGTGGATTGCAAGCAAAAAGCACGCTACAACTCGCGGATTTCACCTCTCTGCTTTAGCTGCGACCATAAATTACACTTGGAAAATGGCTGTAAAAGAGTGGATAGCAGCCAACAAAAAGGGTAAACAGGCCATTAAAGTATTCATAAATACGGTCCTCGCTGAGCTTTGGGAGGAAGAGGGCCAGAAACTTGAGCACGAAATCCTGATGAATCGCCGCGAAATGTACCAAGCTAGGGTTCCCGAAGGTGTTCGGTACATCACAGCTGCGGTAGATACCCAAGATACACGCTTCGAAATCGATGTAGTCGGCTGGGGCAAAGGATATTCCAGTTGGAGGATACAGCGCCATGTTATCGTTGGGGACCTCAATCAGCAGCAACCATGGCAGGAGTTGGATGAATTCCTTTCACGGACCTGGAAGGATGCAGCTGGTCGCACGTTCCGGCCGGTTAGAACCCTGATTGACTCCGGGGGTCACTTCACGCTGAAAGTTTATAAGTTTTGCAAGCCCCGACAAGCGCGGAACATCTACGCCCTCAAGGGGGAAGAGAAGGGAGACGGACAGGAGACTCCGCTCCTTAACGGTATAAGCACGAACAACGTCCCGAAAGCGACTGTCGTTCGTGTCGGGGTTTCTGAGGGGAAGTCGATTATATTTTCTTCGCTTAGCCTGGAGCCAGGCAAGCCGGGATCATGCCGGTTCCCACTGCCGCACCCGGACAATCCAGACCCATTCGTGTACGACGAAGAATATTTCCAGCAACTCACGGCAGAGCAGCTTGTCACCCGGTATAAAGAGGGCAAGCCATACATGGCTTGGGTACAGACAAGAGCTCGAAACGAGGCTCTTGACCTGGCGGTTTACAACCGGGCAGCGATTGAGATGATAAATCCCAATTTCGACCTGCCTTTGCCTGAACCAGGAGGTGTGGCCACCGGGGCAAAGCGCCCCAAAAGATCAAAGAAAAAGAACGTAGCCAGCAGCATATAG
- a CDS encoding glycosyl hydrolase family 28-related protein — protein MTNNILDYGADPNGVTDSRSALNAAISDNSSDTIYIPKGVYLIGQNITILSNKKLIFDRNARLKPAAGIGMEINGTWDANPDDHIFDLSIGGSITGNCKIDEIYPEWFGAKGDGVADDLIPIKTAINLAVNSKKITLDGGYALTIPVILQPKRYRVTDTIYITKSANAITSMTGRATQLLIKGSGISSSIELDKQNGTLLDMWNTSVCFKDVGLWAVKGGATVMKLGKNDPVNLYELRQSRFVNVFFRGNVNLEVERIFDSSFYDCFFAISGDSGVAINLTKPTIDNHNNVNLRRCHFEVSANNCTWIKARGDSVRTDGYHHGFNFDGCHFETRSYTTTILDLDTVNSFAFYRCQMTQNGRSDGSDTVSSAVSLIKLNNVAGISFDTCGISRQNDVSTAPLLVKASGVCNAVTFRNVISATCGDKTGGRKNFIDDSQCTTKRGIRLDNCMLTTFGNKSSNDERLYLSAGSNNRDWQLFDDTSRANRNLMVGYTSNSAVDLIPFADAPFGFSSAGQFFSKFGYSGLTTNVANGSTYSYALPGEINANKRGIYMFALDTNTGLEWGIVVSTGSNLVTMILGSNVENGGNVEPNVTGKLNIWCGANGTINFKNLYGSNRDLVVIPFTFGKVFT, from the coding sequence ATGACAAATAATATATTAGATTATGGAGCTGATCCCAATGGGGTTACTGATAGTCGTTCAGCATTGAATGCTGCAATATCAGACAATTCTTCAGATACAATATATATCCCAAAGGGTGTATATCTCATCGGTCAAAATATTACAATTCTATCGAATAAAAAGCTTATATTTGATAGAAATGCAAGACTAAAGCCCGCAGCAGGAATAGGAATGGAAATTAACGGTACATGGGATGCTAATCCTGACGATCACATTTTTGATCTATCGATTGGGGGCTCCATCACTGGAAATTGTAAGATAGATGAAATATATCCTGAATGGTTCGGTGCTAAGGGTGATGGAGTTGCAGACGATCTAATTCCCATTAAAACGGCTATTAACTTAGCTGTAAACTCAAAAAAAATTACTCTGGATGGCGGCTATGCACTTACTATTCCGGTCATACTCCAGCCAAAACGGTACAGAGTAACAGATACGATCTATATCACCAAGTCTGCTAATGCAATAACTAGCATGACAGGGCGAGCGACCCAGCTACTCATAAAGGGTTCAGGGATAAGTTCGTCTATAGAACTAGACAAGCAGAACGGTACGCTTTTGGATATGTGGAACACATCTGTATGTTTTAAAGATGTAGGTTTATGGGCTGTTAAAGGTGGGGCGACAGTCATGAAGCTAGGCAAGAATGATCCGGTAAATCTGTACGAATTGAGACAGTCTAGGTTTGTAAATGTGTTCTTCAGAGGAAACGTTAACCTAGAGGTCGAGCGCATATTTGATTCTTCATTCTATGACTGTTTCTTTGCCATATCGGGGGATAGTGGTGTCGCCATAAACCTGACTAAACCAACCATCGACAATCACAATAATGTCAATCTTAGAAGATGTCATTTTGAAGTAAGTGCAAACAACTGCACTTGGATTAAGGCTAGAGGGGATAGTGTAAGAACAGATGGGTATCATCACGGTTTTAACTTTGACGGCTGTCATTTTGAGACAAGATCATACACCACCACTATACTTGATCTGGATACGGTTAATTCGTTTGCATTCTACCGATGCCAAATGACGCAAAACGGTAGATCAGATGGCTCAGATACCGTAAGTAGTGCTGTATCCTTGATAAAGTTGAATAATGTTGCGGGAATATCTTTTGATACCTGCGGTATAAGTAGACAAAATGACGTTAGTACAGCACCTCTTCTAGTAAAAGCTTCTGGTGTATGTAATGCTGTCACGTTCAGGAACGTGATTTCTGCGACATGTGGAGATAAAACTGGAGGTAGGAAGAATTTCATAGATGACTCTCAGTGTACAACAAAGAGAGGAATTCGGCTTGATAATTGTATGTTAACTACGTTCGGCAACAAGTCGTCCAACGATGAAAGATTGTACTTATCAGCAGGGTCCAATAACAGGGATTGGCAGCTGTTTGATGATACATCCAGAGCGAACAGAAACTTGATGGTGGGGTACACAAGCAACTCAGCAGTAGACCTAATACCTTTTGCGGACGCGCCTTTTGGCTTTTCTAGCGCCGGGCAATTTTTCTCTAAGTTTGGATACTCCGGATTGACTACAAACGTGGCTAATGGGTCTACCTATTCTTACGCTCTCCCAGGAGAAATAAATGCCAACAAGAGGGGGATATACATGTTTGCCCTTGATACTAACACTGGATTAGAGTGGGGCATAGTTGTTAGTACTGGATCCAATCTTGTCACTATGATATTAGGTAGCAACGTAGAAAACGGTGGCAACGTCGAACCAAACGTAACCGGAAAGCTGAACATATGGTGCGGTGCCAATGGGACTATAAACTTCAAGAACTTATATGGTTCTAATAGAGATTTGGTTGTTATTCCATTCACTTTTGGCAAGGTTTTTACGTAG
- a CDS encoding YjcQ family protein: MNKERLRYAILKEVNEGNTPLTEEDFDVSENEFDDAVNFLSREKYLTGLLWAGDRPHLHKIGPVLTERGEKYLNENSILSKTYRGLKEVREWIKL, encoded by the coding sequence TTGAATAAGGAAAGATTACGCTATGCTATTCTGAAAGAAGTTAATGAAGGGAACACTCCTCTTACAGAAGAAGACTTCGATGTGAGTGAAAATGAGTTTGATGACGCAGTGAATTTTCTTTCAAGGGAAAAATACCTGACGGGATTGTTATGGGCAGGTGACAGACCTCATCTCCATAAAATAGGACCTGTACTTACCGAACGAGGTGAGAAGTACCTAAACGAAAATAGTATACTGTCTAAAACCTATAGAGGGCTAAAAGAAGTAAGAGAATGGATCAAACTATAA
- a CDS encoding ATP-dependent DNA ligase encodes MFINPMLLETAADGPFSHQDYIFEPKIDGHRLLFSQQNGRVRLYTRHETECTNQYPELLTPFDNDILLDGEVACTDASTGRVDFETVMSRFQAKKEPRIQQLMGISPVTYVVFDILRYKGQDLRKLPLMQRKEILSNIEMPNQHFGVIPFVEAAGEALFEQMVAQKLEGMVGKLQNSTYESRRSPAWQKVINWTYADVFITGYRKEEFGWLAAVPTDSGRLRPAGVIELGVPPKAKKAFYGVSQQLVSGEDKNFVHLEPRIRVKVKTRNWYKSGMLRSPAFVEFVL; translated from the coding sequence ATGTTCATTAATCCTATGTTATTAGAAACAGCAGCTGATGGTCCTTTTAGCCATCAGGATTATATATTTGAACCAAAGATCGACGGACACCGCCTTTTGTTTTCTCAGCAGAACGGACGAGTCCGACTTTACACCAGGCACGAGACAGAGTGCACCAATCAGTACCCGGAACTGCTGACACCGTTTGATAATGACATTCTCTTGGATGGAGAAGTTGCCTGCACCGATGCTTCGACTGGCCGTGTAGACTTCGAAACTGTCATGAGCCGTTTTCAAGCCAAAAAGGAGCCACGTATACAGCAGCTAATGGGCATATCGCCTGTTACCTATGTTGTGTTCGATATCCTTCGATACAAAGGTCAAGACCTTCGAAAGCTGCCTCTGATGCAGCGCAAGGAGATTCTGAGCAATATTGAGATGCCGAACCAACATTTTGGCGTTATCCCGTTTGTGGAGGCAGCTGGAGAGGCATTGTTTGAGCAAATGGTAGCCCAGAAGCTTGAGGGTATGGTCGGTAAGTTACAGAACAGTACTTACGAAAGCCGCCGATCACCAGCATGGCAGAAGGTGATCAATTGGACTTATGCTGATGTCTTTATTACCGGTTATCGCAAAGAGGAGTTTGGTTGGCTTGCTGCAGTTCCAACAGACTCAGGCCGATTACGCCCAGCTGGTGTTATTGAGTTGGGAGTGCCGCCAAAAGCCAAGAAAGCTTTTTATGGAGTGAGCCAGCAACTTGTATCAGGTGAGGATAAGAATTTCGTCCACCTTGAGCCGCGGATCCGGGTGAAGGTTAAGACGCGGAACTGGTATAAGTCAGGCATGCTGCGGTCGCCAGCGTTCGTTGAGTTTGTTTTGTGA
- a CDS encoding helix-turn-helix domain-containing protein translates to MPFNYKPLFKLLIDNDMKKTDLREAIGIGPSTLAKFEKGDNVSLDVIDKLCTYFKVQPNDILEHKAGDE, encoded by the coding sequence ATGCCGTTCAATTACAAGCCGCTTTTTAAATTACTAATTGATAATGATATGAAGAAAACAGACTTGCGTGAGGCGATTGGCATCGGACCGTCTACCCTTGCGAAATTTGAAAAAGGGGATAACGTGTCTCTCGATGTAATTGATAAGCTCTGCACTTATTTTAAGGTCCAACCAAATGATATCTTGGAACATAAGGCTGGTGATGAATAA
- a CDS encoding site-specific integrase, with protein MPWYEDEKTKTYYFKVNYKEGGKYKQILRRGFRTKKEVKAAMAEVEDQVNKGTFINPSKTPYKVFIEDWLDDKNSSVKPQTLVNYEKLFQNHILPMRENSRGKTVGLGDIEVGWITMRDIQDLYNHLFESKSLSDENIQKCHTLIKASLKQAKKEKMIADNPAEDVDRPTARKKEMQVWTIEEAHQFLKVAAADPLYIVFLLALTTGMRQGEILGLRWKDFDKNTRIISITQILDHKGKNFEVGAKTISGVRPIRLDKDTADTLIRHRTKSREKQMEFADVFEDRDLVVCTRTGGPVSPRNVNRSFDRIVAKINRELQDKRDKGIQVGRDLKKIRFHDLRHTHVTFLIKNRETPQAIAERLGWSDTRMIDNYAHIRPDIQEDVAEAFGQAFYSNGS; from the coding sequence ATGCCTTGGTATGAGGATGAAAAGACAAAGACGTATTACTTTAAGGTAAATTACAAAGAAGGTGGGAAGTATAAGCAGATCCTACGGAGGGGCTTTAGGACAAAGAAAGAAGTAAAGGCAGCTATGGCCGAAGTTGAGGACCAGGTTAACAAGGGCACCTTTATAAACCCTTCTAAAACACCGTACAAAGTTTTTATAGAAGATTGGCTTGATGATAAAAATTCCAGCGTGAAGCCACAAACATTGGTGAATTACGAAAAACTATTCCAGAACCACATCCTGCCTATGAGGGAAAATTCAAGGGGAAAAACGGTTGGTCTAGGAGATATCGAAGTTGGTTGGATCACCATGAGAGATATTCAAGACCTCTACAATCACCTCTTTGAAAGCAAGTCTTTGTCTGATGAGAATATTCAAAAGTGTCATACCCTCATTAAAGCATCATTAAAACAAGCTAAGAAGGAAAAGATGATAGCCGATAACCCTGCTGAAGACGTTGATCGTCCTACAGCTCGAAAAAAAGAAATGCAGGTATGGACCATTGAAGAAGCACATCAATTCCTCAAGGTCGCAGCAGCAGATCCGCTCTATATTGTGTTCTTACTCGCATTGACCACAGGTATGCGCCAAGGAGAAATACTCGGGCTGCGTTGGAAAGACTTTGACAAGAATACCCGAATAATTAGCATTACTCAGATTTTAGACCATAAAGGTAAGAACTTTGAGGTAGGTGCTAAAACTATATCAGGTGTTAGGCCGATCAGGTTAGACAAAGACACTGCGGATACTCTCATCCGACACCGTACAAAATCAAGAGAAAAACAAATGGAATTTGCAGATGTATTCGAGGACCGTGATCTTGTTGTCTGCACACGTACTGGGGGTCCAGTATCTCCGCGTAACGTGAACCGTTCCTTTGATCGAATTGTCGCAAAGATAAATCGGGAATTACAAGATAAGCGTGATAAGGGTATTCAAGTTGGCCGTGATCTGAAAAAGATTCGATTCCATGACTTAAGACATACCCATGTAACATTCCTCATTAAAAATAGAGAAACTCCTCAAGCAATTGCGGAGCGACTTGGCTGGTCTGATACTCGAATGATCGATAATTACGCTCACATAAGACCCGACATTCAAGAAGACGTTGCAGAAGCCTTCGGACAAGCGTTCTACAGCAACGGAAGCTAA
- a CDS encoding YjcZ family sporulation protein — translation MSGVVGGYGGGCGGGFGSTVGIVLVLFILLVIILSACAFI, via the coding sequence ATGAGTGGAGTAGTAGGTGGATACGGCGGAGGATGCGGTGGTGGATTCGGCAGCACAGTAGGAATAGTCCTGGTATTGTTCATCTTGCTGGTTATCATCTTAAGTGCTTGTGCTTTCATTTAA
- a CDS encoding N-acetylmuramoyl-L-alanine amidase, which translates to MKKVWIDAGHGGKDSGAVGNGLKEKDIALDVSLGVKKRLEDNYDGVQVLLTRSTDVFLELSERTKAADKAEADILVSVHCNAGGGAGGFETFRYINPQPASVALQNVLHKEIMVALKPFGVIDRGQKAKNLHMVRESKMPAVLTENLFIDVASDAAKLKRKEIIDALIEGHVTGVAKYLGLQKKEAKPVTKERDINVVSPWASTAWKEMTENGYFDGKRPGALMTREEVAIVLNRFRKNELQK; encoded by the coding sequence GTGAAAAAGGTATGGATTGATGCAGGTCATGGCGGTAAGGATTCCGGCGCGGTCGGAAATGGGTTGAAAGAAAAGGATATTGCTCTGGATGTATCCTTGGGTGTAAAGAAACGCCTGGAAGATAATTATGACGGTGTGCAGGTGCTGCTAACCAGATCCACAGATGTTTTCCTGGAGCTATCTGAACGAACCAAAGCGGCAGATAAAGCTGAAGCTGATATTCTTGTTTCTGTCCATTGTAACGCTGGGGGTGGAGCCGGTGGTTTTGAGACTTTTAGATATATCAATCCACAGCCGGCATCTGTAGCTTTACAGAATGTTCTTCACAAGGAGATCATGGTCGCATTAAAACCATTTGGCGTGATCGATCGGGGGCAGAAAGCAAAGAACCTGCACATGGTTCGCGAGAGCAAAATGCCAGCCGTATTGACCGAAAATCTATTTATAGATGTGGCTTCGGATGCTGCCAAACTTAAGCGTAAGGAAATAATTGATGCCTTAATTGAGGGTCATGTAACCGGGGTCGCAAAATACCTGGGGCTTCAGAAAAAGGAGGCAAAACCAGTGACGAAGGAAAGAGATATCAATGTGGTAAGTCCTTGGGCATCTACAGCATGGAAGGAAATGACCGAGAATGGATACTTTGACGGCAAACGACCGGGAGCACTCATGACTCGGGAAGAGGTTGCTATTGTGCTGAATAGATTTCGTAAAAATGAACTCCAGAAATAA